The window TTCTGCTTTTGATCGAATCATTCAGGCAGGCGGTTTTGTCTCGATTAATGCAGGGTCTGCCCCGGATGCCAATACGGTCGCGGTGCCTCAGCAGCAGGCGGAGCAGGCAATGGATGCGGCAGCCTGTATCGGCTGCGGGGCCTGCGTTGCTTCCTGTCCCAATGCGGCGGCCATGCTCTTTACTTCAGCCAAAATATCGCAGCTGGCCCTTATGCCCCAAGGGCGACCTGAACGGAAACGGCGGGCCTTATCTATGGTAGGGGCTATGGATGAGGAAGGATTCGGTTCGTGCAGCAACCACCGGGAATGCGAGCAGGTCTGCCCAAAGGGAATTTCTATCCGTCATATTGCCCGAATGAATCGGGAGTACCTTGCAGCGACTTTGTTTGGCGAGTAAACTGATTGCGGTGAAGTAGACAAAGGGCAGGAGCTGATCGGGTAACGAGCCGAAGAAACGAGCAGAAGAAGCGAGTAGAAGACGCACGCATGAAAAAATCAATAGGCATAGACCTCGGGACCACCAACTCTGTTGTTGCCGTCAAAAAGGTGAGCACAGAGGTTCTCAAGAACGCAGAGGGTGAATACATCACACCCTCCTGCGTGATGGTGAAAAAGCGCCTGATGCGCAAGCCGGAATTCATTGTTGGTCGTGATGCTCTGGAGTGGCTGCGCCAGGAACCGGAACATACCATAACAGCGGTTAAGCGGCTCATCGGTCGAAATTTCCATGAGAAAGAGGTGCAGGAGCTGATCAGCAAGCAAAGTCTGCCCTATCAGCTTTCCACCCATTCACGGGGATCAGCTAATAGTCTTGCTCTTCAGATCGGCGGCAGAGAATTTACTCCAGAAGAGATTTCCGCCAAGATCCTGGCCAAGCTGAAAACAGATGCGGAAGCCGTTCTTGGCGACGAGGTTGATGCCGCAGTTATCACGGTGCCAGCCTATTTCAATGATAAGCAGAAACACGGGACGAGAACAGCAGCTGCCTTGGCTGGACTCAAGGTACGTCGTCTTCTGCCGGAGCCCACTGCTGCGGCAATTTCCTTTGGAGTTGATAAAATATCCGGCGATGATGGACGAACCGTGCTGGTCTTTGACTTTGGCGGCGGCACCTTGGATCTCTCCATCCTTACCATCAGCGGCGGTCGGATCATCGAGATGGGCAAGGGCGGTGATATGTGGCTGGGCGGTGAAGATATTGACCAGTTGCTGATCGACTATGTTTTGGAGGAGACGGCAAAAGAAGAGGGCATTGCGGATATCCGTGCCCTGATTGAGCAGCAGAAACCGGCCCGGAAAAATAAGTTCCTTGCCGAACTGAAGACTGCTGTGGAAAAGGCCAAGATCGCCTTGAGCGATCAGGAGGAGACCTGTATTGAAATCCTCGGGGTGCTGCTGGATCAGGACGGAGATCCTCTTGATGTTGAGGTGGAACTGCCACGCACTCGTTTCGATGTCATGATGACTTCCTTGCTTGAATCTATGCTGGGGCTGGTCCGAGGCGTGATTGCTGATGTCCATTTTACCGAAGACCTGATTGATAATGTGCTGCTTGTCGGGGGAAGCTCCCGCATCCCCTGCGTTATTCATGCCTTGCAGAAGGAGTTCGGACAGAAAAAAGTGCTGCTGCACGAACGCCCTATGCTCGCTGTTGCCGAAGGGGCAGCTATCCTCAGTCATCGTCTTGCAGATACGGTTGAATGCCCCCAATGTACCAGAAATACGGCGCAGAATGTCACCACCTGTTCGCATTGCGGTTTTGATCTGGAGGGGCATACGATAGAACACGGGGTTGTTGAGATCGTGCATGCGGCTGCCCATGATTATTATATCAAGCTGGAGAATGATGAACGCTTCCTGATGGTGGAAAAAAACACCCCGCTGCCCTGTTCCAGCACCGAGGTCTTTCAGCTGGTTGATACGGAGCAGGAACTTATCCACATGAAGTTTTATAATGTGGTCAACAGGAAAGAGCAGGGGATCGGGGATCTTTGGCTGGGCATTGATCGGGACGAAGAACAGGGAAAAAAGGAGGAGGAAGATGCGCCTCGGAAGCCTGTGATGCCTTCCCGGATTGAAATTACCCTGGATATTGATGAAAATAATCTCGTTTCCGTCAATGCGTCCCTACTGAATCATCCTGAGATAGCGATTTCAAGAACGCTGTCTCGCGGACATGCAGATGAAAAACTCTTTCTTGAGCTTGAACAGGCGATTGCCGATGCTGATAATAAGCAATATTCCGCCTATACCATCATTGACTTGCAGAACCGGGCACGGTCTCTCATTCAATCCATTAACGGGGTTGTTGATCCGAAAAACGACACAGTGGATGAGCAGCGATATGAGCAGGCCCGCAACCAAATTCACAAGGCCATCAAAATTGCGGCCAATGAAGAAGCTCCTCTGACCCAGCTCTACTACGCGGAAAGTATGCTGGATGATTACGCCGTGTTGATTGAGCCGAGGATCCAGGAGCAGCTTAGGGACAAGATAGAACGGCTGCGTCAGGTTGATGAAAACGGCTCATATGAGCAGACGATGCGGGCTTCTGTTGCCCTTTCTGCGGCCTTGGATGATAAAAGGCTTGCTCAGGTCAACACCCTGATGCAGATAGAAAACGCCAGTGAGATTTGCTTTACAACCTATCCGGGCAAGGCCAAGAAATTTCTGCGGGTTATTTCCGAGGTTCTGGAGGCCGCTGAAAAACAGGATGGTTCTGTGGAGGAGAAGCTGCAAGCCATCCTGCCGGAGGTGGATGAGGTTCTGGAAAATTATGCTCTGAGCACCCGGAAAATCCACAGGGATATTCGGAAATAATGCCTGACCGGTTAACCTGTCCTGTCTGTGAACGACCGGGTGTTTCTCCTGATAGCAAGAAATGTCCGCAATGCGATGCGGATTTGACCTGCTTTCAGGCCTTGGATACTCTGGCTGAGCAGTCAGCAGCGGAGGGGCTCGCAGTACCTGCAAACATGGCAGAGAAGGCGGGGAGAGGAAGCAATCGGCGTACTGTTCTTCTCCTTGTACTGCTTCTTGTCCTTCTTGCAGCAAGTTTTTTCTTGTTCTCCTTAAAGGCAAAGGACCGTGTGTCCGACCTGAATCAACAGGTGATCGCCTTAAAGACGGATCTCAAGAGAACTCGGCAGAACAAAGATCTGCCCGAACAGGTGTTGTGCGTCCTGCCTGATTCTGAGAAAATTGGTTCCGTCGAAAAAGATACCTTTGAAGAGGATGATCCGCTTATATACGAAGAGGATAAGGTAAAGGATAAGGTGAGGGATAAGTCGAAGAAGACCTTATCAAAATCATCCGAATCATCCGAATCATCCGAATTATCCACGTCAGCCAAAGTCGGTGGGGCAGAGAAAGCAGTCGTTGCCTCTGCTGCGTCAGAAGGAGATGCAGCAGAAGGAAATGTAACAGAAGGAGAGGGAGCAGGGCAGGAGGCAGCAGCCAGCGATAGTGCGGAGAGTGTACCAATCGTCGTCGTAGAGGCCGTATCTAAGAAAATAGAACTTGGTCGGTCCTCTGAAGATGAGGGCGCAAAGGCGGAGGAACCTCAAGTCATCAAGTCCTCGCCCTTGCTGCCTGAAGAAAGATGGTCGGAGAGAACCTTTTTGTACCTGATCAAGGAAACCGATACCTTATGGGATCTTGCTGAGCATTTTTACGGTGACGGCAAGTATTATCCCGTGATCATGGAGCAGAATCCAGGTCTTGTTATCAGTGACATCCATGATGAAGAAATTCTGCGTCTTTTTAATGAACGCACCGTGCTGGAGGATATTTATAAACGCCGGATAGAATGGCGGGATGGCTTGGTGCTGTGGAAGCATAAGGTTGGGACTGGAGAAACACGACAATCCATAGAGAATCGTTTTGCTTCTCCCGGCTCTTCCGGTAGAGTATTTTACGAGAAAGCACCGGATATTCAGCCCGGCGCAACGGTTCGGATTATCTTGCACTGAGTTTTGCACTGAGTTGAGAGCCGGTAAGAGTGGATAAGGAGAAAGACCGTATTAAGGGGCTTGAACAGGATGGGCAGGATGGCAGGAAAAACGCAGAACACCTCATCGTCATTTTTGAAAAAAGCAGAGGCCCCGAATTCCCTTGCAGCTTGTTGCCGATCTTTGTCCTTGATCCGACTTTGGCAGGAGGGACGAATCCGAGAGATCAGAGAGGTCAGCTTGGAGTCGGATTTCTTGCATCCTGTTGTGTTGGAACTGCACGCAAAGGCTGCCTATGCGGTGTTACAGGAAGAGGGCAGACAGGCGGAGCCTGCTGAGGTACGGCATTTTATTGATTGCTGGCTCTCTTTTCTTTTTCAGCCAACGCTGTTTCGTTCTTTGCCGAGAAAGCAGGAGGACGCGGAACAACAACAGCTTGATCGCCTTGGTCGTCTTGGTCGTCTTGGTCGCCAAGATCTGCTTGAGGCTGGCGAGAAGCTGGTGCGAAAATATGCTGAGCAGCAGGAAGACTGTGGTGAGCAGTTTATCCGGCATTGGGAGGAGGATTCTGCTTTGCTCAAGATTCTTTCCGGTATGAAAAAGGAGGAAGAGGAAATACCGCTCTATACCCCGGCCTTGGCAAGGCAGAGCGGAATTGCTGACCAGGTTTTTGCTCTTTTTTTTAAGGATATGCAGGGGCGGCAGAATGCCTTTGCAGATCAAGAAGGTTTTCTAGCAGCCGGTGCG is drawn from Candidatus Electrothrix rattekaaiensis and contains these coding sequences:
- a CDS encoding succinate dehydrogenase/fumarate reductase iron-sulfur subunit, translated to MKNNYRQENKAMAAKNISITVKIWRQANETAKGYLETYALKEISTDMSFLEMLDVLNEQLTLEGKEPVVFDHDCREGICGTCGAVVDGIAHGPEQGTTLCQLHMRHFKDGQVICIEPFRAKAFPLVKDLMVDRSAFDRIIQAGGFVSINAGSAPDANTVAVPQQQAEQAMDAAACIGCGACVASCPNAAAMLFTSAKISQLALMPQGRPERKRRALSMVGAMDEEGFGSCSNHRECEQVCPKGISIRHIARMNREYLAATLFGE
- a CDS encoding Hsp70 family protein, with product MKKSIGIDLGTTNSVVAVKKVSTEVLKNAEGEYITPSCVMVKKRLMRKPEFIVGRDALEWLRQEPEHTITAVKRLIGRNFHEKEVQELISKQSLPYQLSTHSRGSANSLALQIGGREFTPEEISAKILAKLKTDAEAVLGDEVDAAVITVPAYFNDKQKHGTRTAAALAGLKVRRLLPEPTAAAISFGVDKISGDDGRTVLVFDFGGGTLDLSILTISGGRIIEMGKGGDMWLGGEDIDQLLIDYVLEETAKEEGIADIRALIEQQKPARKNKFLAELKTAVEKAKIALSDQEETCIEILGVLLDQDGDPLDVEVELPRTRFDVMMTSLLESMLGLVRGVIADVHFTEDLIDNVLLVGGSSRIPCVIHALQKEFGQKKVLLHERPMLAVAEGAAILSHRLADTVECPQCTRNTAQNVTTCSHCGFDLEGHTIEHGVVEIVHAAAHDYYIKLENDERFLMVEKNTPLPCSSTEVFQLVDTEQELIHMKFYNVVNRKEQGIGDLWLGIDRDEEQGKKEEEDAPRKPVMPSRIEITLDIDENNLVSVNASLLNHPEIAISRTLSRGHADEKLFLELEQAIADADNKQYSAYTIIDLQNRARSLIQSINGVVDPKNDTVDEQRYEQARNQIHKAIKIAANEEAPLTQLYYAESMLDDYAVLIEPRIQEQLRDKIERLRQVDENGSYEQTMRASVALSAALDDKRLAQVNTLMQIENASEICFTTYPGKAKKFLRVISEVLEAAEKQDGSVEEKLQAILPEVDEVLENYALSTRKIHRDIRK